ATGACTTCAAGCACGGAGCAGATGAGAACACTGGGCGATTACGCCGCCGAGCATGGGGCTGTTGCTTACTCTCGCTCCGGGTCTCGTGATGATCCACTTTCTGTCCTTGACGAAGAGGACCCAATATTTGCGAATGAGGACCTCCTCCGTATCGACCACATTCCAGACCAGGACAAGATTGTCGGACGGAACAGTCAAATCGAGACTGTTGCTCGTCGACTGAAGCCAACGATTACTGGTGGGTCTGGCAAGGGAACGCTCCTTCTCGGGAAATCCGGGTCGGGGAAGACACTTGTGACCCGATACGTCAGTCGTGAGGTCGAGGAACGTGGAAAGAACAATGGCGTTCGCATCGGTCGCGCGATCATTGACTGTGCACAGCGTCGCTCGGAGGTACAGACTGTGATCCACCTTGCGAAAGCACTGAACCACCCCGAGAAAACAGGTGTTAAAATACCTCACTCTGGCATCGCGACCGGTGCTTACTATGACCGCCTGTGGACAATCATCGACGAACTCTATGACGCAGTCATCGTTGTTCTCGACGAAATTGACCGTCTTGCGCCACCTGACGACGCCCCAAGTGTTTCACCCGAAGAGGCAGAGGATAGCAAGCTTCTGATGCAACTTTCCCGCGCAGGTGAAGAGAACGATGTCGAAGCTAGTCTTACTGTTATCGGCATCAGTAACGATCTCAAGTATGGTGACCGGCTAGATACCCGTGTAGAGAGTTCGTTCGCGCCTGATGAAATCGTGTTTCCCGCGTACGATGCAAACCAACTTGGGGATATTCTCAAGCGACGTCGCGAGGCCTACCGACCAGGGGTTCTCTCAGAAGACATTATTCCCCTGTGTTCAGCGTTTTCCGCACAAGAACATGGTGACGCACGGCGTGCACTTGACCTCTTTCGACTCGCTGGCGAGGTTGCTCGCGATGATGATGCTGACCAAGTTCGAGGGGAGCACGTCCGAGCTGCCAACGATGATGCCGAAGTAACTCGGATTCAAGACCTCATTCGAGGCTGTCCGACACAGGCTAAGATTGCAATCGCCGCACTTGCG
This DNA window, taken from Haloferax mediterranei ATCC 33500, encodes the following:
- a CDS encoding Cdc6/Cdc18 family protein — its product is MTSSTEQMRTLGDYAAEHGAVAYSRSGSRDDPLSVLDEEDPIFANEDLLRIDHIPDQDKIVGRNSQIETVARRLKPTITGGSGKGTLLLGKSGSGKTLVTRYVSREVEERGKNNGVRIGRAIIDCAQRRSEVQTVIHLAKALNHPEKTGVKIPHSGIATGAYYDRLWTIIDELYDAVIVVLDEIDRLAPPDDAPSVSPEEAEDSKLLMQLSRAGEENDVEASLTVIGISNDLKYGDRLDTRVESSFAPDEIVFPAYDANQLGDILKRRREAYRPGVLSEDIIPLCSAFSAQEHGDARRALDLFRLAGEVARDDDADQVRGEHVRAANDDAEVTRIQDLIRGCPTQAKIAIAALAALDEFTNRSHFKSTAMYQVYRAFAEAIGMNVLGQKRITDQLREYETLKIIDMKRTSDGYREGTYLQLSLLDDPSLLLQSVGLDDHCSGIPIGPRMRKQIVNLVGK